In Stieleria varia, one genomic interval encodes:
- a CDS encoding hybrid sensor histidine kinase/response regulator, with protein MSNQTTGSGNAFSDHAFELSGRTTPKSLAVQFADSMEMLADLQQAGLEDISDNLVDFVTLLSSFAGNVNELVANFDDDDASVQEQMRFVISACDQIREIVVGDDSDGFDWDQIDALRDEITMRMESEHENAEERHSDSEIAAPSADEIAKLLSQLGDVTPLCEPVPKTETALQTLGKPAQSQSNNSTDSHSSTTVEPPALDNVELDEELREAFMDDASRGLAAMEQALLQLESDPTAADPIRVIQRELHTIKGASASVGMEHLARYIHDVEEFIREKQDAGNPVDQQELFHHVDVIRCRVEGQPLPAETTSVPQQPPAQCTTWDTSAPHTAQSSPQPLPQPTPQPVAKASAASPADDHGDDETVRVKSSQLNRLMDMLSELVMLRNQRDTELRDLKQIHGELTYCVTRMRMLSHEGESLLAMDKLADAELAGEGISFSRLNEVASDVMESAQRLRECYQPVADGNQAVSEFIRNFRLELTQLRRTPVAGLFRRLHRAISDAARSEGKQIRVELIGENTGIERSLQERIFEPLLHIVRNCVGHGIETSEKRIAKGKSPHGTVTLHAHSGPDLLVIEVRDDGSGLDFDAIRRRGIERGLIGAENSASRAELAQLIFHPGFSTRQTVDQLSGRGVGMDVVASTLERMRGWVEVDSESGQGTTIRLSLPLPSMIQHVMVFRAAGQLFAFPVTAIAQAGNADAYERAVPIHDILNLTAPASPTSDHSTIANDSAAGVIELFTTSASGDPKAGNRIALLVDQVLGPEEIVVRPLPTLLKPHPFCCGATLSGMGEVVLLLDPRRFAVAAGSASTVPRVKRPIQESDLRNEVKVLVVDDSKSARLRVVQALQRYGVMIDQFEDGQAAWEALVDGSYDAVFSDIDMPRMTGLELLESIKQHESLQQTPVFMISSRSVETAGKHAIQLGASAYIQKPLLDNRLADAVANLSWAKP; from the coding sequence ATGAGTAACCAAACAACCGGATCGGGCAACGCGTTTAGCGATCATGCCTTCGAACTCTCTGGACGAACAACGCCAAAATCCCTGGCGGTACAGTTTGCTGATTCCATGGAGATGCTCGCTGATCTGCAGCAAGCCGGACTTGAGGATATCAGTGACAATCTGGTGGACTTCGTGACGCTCCTGTCCAGCTTTGCAGGCAACGTCAATGAACTGGTCGCAAACTTTGACGATGACGATGCCTCCGTTCAGGAGCAGATGCGTTTCGTGATCAGTGCATGCGATCAGATTCGCGAGATCGTGGTAGGTGACGACTCAGACGGATTCGACTGGGATCAAATCGATGCCTTGAGAGACGAAATCACGATGCGGATGGAGTCTGAGCATGAAAATGCCGAGGAACGCCATTCCGATTCCGAGATCGCAGCACCCTCAGCGGACGAGATCGCCAAGCTGCTTTCGCAACTCGGTGATGTAACGCCTTTATGTGAACCCGTGCCGAAAACAGAGACGGCACTCCAAACACTTGGGAAACCAGCACAGAGCCAATCAAACAACTCGACCGATTCACACTCATCGACAACCGTTGAGCCACCCGCGCTGGATAACGTGGAACTCGATGAAGAGCTTCGTGAAGCCTTCATGGACGACGCGTCACGCGGATTGGCCGCGATGGAGCAGGCGCTGCTGCAATTGGAATCCGATCCCACCGCCGCTGATCCGATTCGGGTGATCCAACGCGAACTGCATACCATCAAGGGTGCATCGGCGAGTGTCGGCATGGAACACTTGGCACGCTACATCCACGATGTGGAAGAATTCATTCGTGAAAAACAAGACGCCGGAAACCCTGTCGATCAACAAGAGCTGTTTCATCATGTCGACGTGATTCGATGTCGTGTCGAAGGGCAACCGCTGCCGGCAGAAACCACCAGCGTGCCCCAGCAGCCACCTGCTCAATGCACAACCTGGGATACTTCCGCACCACACACGGCTCAATCCTCACCACAACCCCTACCACAACCCACGCCGCAGCCTGTTGCGAAAGCGTCAGCAGCATCTCCTGCGGACGACCACGGCGACGACGAAACAGTTCGCGTCAAGTCGTCCCAGCTTAATCGCCTGATGGACATGTTGTCCGAGCTGGTGATGTTGCGAAATCAACGTGATACGGAACTGCGGGACCTGAAACAGATCCATGGAGAACTGACCTACTGCGTGACTCGCATGCGAATGCTGAGCCATGAAGGTGAGTCTTTGCTTGCGATGGACAAACTCGCCGACGCTGAGCTTGCCGGTGAAGGAATCTCGTTCTCGCGTCTCAATGAAGTCGCAAGCGATGTGATGGAATCGGCACAACGATTGCGTGAGTGCTACCAGCCCGTGGCAGACGGCAACCAAGCCGTATCGGAGTTCATCCGAAACTTTCGCCTGGAGCTGACCCAACTGCGTCGAACGCCGGTGGCAGGTTTGTTTCGTCGATTGCACCGCGCGATCAGCGATGCCGCGCGATCAGAAGGAAAACAGATCCGCGTCGAACTGATCGGCGAAAACACCGGGATCGAGAGATCGCTGCAGGAACGAATCTTTGAGCCACTGCTGCACATTGTTCGCAACTGCGTGGGCCACGGCATTGAAACAAGCGAAAAACGTATTGCGAAGGGCAAATCGCCACACGGGACCGTCACACTGCATGCTCATTCTGGTCCCGACTTGCTGGTGATCGAAGTTCGCGATGACGGTTCCGGGCTGGATTTTGACGCGATTCGCCGACGGGGAATTGAACGCGGGCTAATCGGTGCCGAAAACTCCGCCAGTCGTGCAGAATTGGCACAGCTGATTTTCCACCCTGGATTCTCGACCCGACAAACAGTCGACCAGCTCTCTGGACGCGGCGTCGGAATGGACGTTGTTGCGTCGACGTTGGAACGAATGCGAGGTTGGGTGGAGGTGGACTCGGAGTCCGGCCAAGGCACCACCATTCGACTTTCGCTGCCCCTGCCATCCATGATCCAACACGTGATGGTGTTTCGTGCCGCCGGACAGTTGTTTGCGTTTCCTGTGACCGCCATCGCGCAAGCCGGAAACGCCGACGCCTATGAACGAGCCGTTCCGATCCATGACATCCTGAATCTCACCGCGCCGGCAAGTCCCACGAGCGATCATTCAACCATCGCCAATGACTCAGCCGCTGGTGTGATCGAGTTATTCACCACTTCCGCATCCGGCGACCCAAAAGCTGGCAACCGAATCGCATTGTTGGTCGATCAAGTTCTGGGTCCGGAAGAAATCGTTGTACGCCCGTTGCCCACACTACTGAAACCACATCCGTTCTGCTGCGGTGCAACGCTCTCCGGAATGGGAGAAGTGGTCCTGTTGTTGGATCCACGACGTTTTGCTGTCGCAGCGGGTTCGGCATCAACTGTCCCACGAGTCAAGCGACCGATACAAGAATCCGACCTTCGCAACGAAGTGAAAGTTCTGGTCGTGGACGACTCCAAGAGTGCTCGCCTACGAGTTGTGCAGGCTTTGCAGCGATACGGAGTCATGATCGACCAGTTCGAGGACGGCCAAGCAGCCTGGGAAGCGTTGGTGGACGGTTCCTACGACGCTGTCTTTAGCGACATCGACATGCCGAGGATGACAGGCTTGGAGTTGCTGGAGTCCATCAAGCAACACGAAAGCTTGCAGCAGACACCCGTCTTTATGATCAGCAGCCGCAGCGTTGAGACCGCTGGCAAACACGCGATCCAACTTGGTGCATCCGCATACATTCAAAAACCGCTCTTGGACAACCGCTTGGCTGACGCTGTCGCCAACCTGAGTTGGGCAAAACCATGA